Genomic DNA from Dermochelys coriacea isolate rDerCor1 chromosome 12, rDerCor1.pri.v4, whole genome shotgun sequence:
TCATTTACTATGTAGTCTTCAGTGATACTTGAATCGCTCTGTATTTGTTTCCTCATCTATGAGAGGCTTACCTATAACCAACTCAGAGGTGTTGTgaatttatatatgtataaaacaCTGTTGTACAAAgagtaagtgctaagtattatgtGTATTGCAGACTTCTACATctaatctgtaaaaagaaaaggagtacttgtggcaccttagagactaacaaatttattagagcataagctttcgtgagctacagctcacttcatcggatgcatttccgatgaagtgagctgtagctcacgaaagcttatgctctaataaatttgttagtctctaaggtgccacaagtactccttttctttttgcgaatacagactaacacggctgctactctgaaatctaatctgtgtgtttatttataaataatgctGAATGTTAGAAATGGGTCCAAATACAATCCCTGGATCTGAACACTACTGAACTTTGGAAAAGTTCTGATCTGGATACAAACATGAATTTTGTGGTTCAGGCTCATCTTTAATATACGTCAGTgtatatttcttctttttctcttataAAATCTTAATCTCAACATCAGTCATCCTGTCAAGGAAAACCAAACAGACTTCCCTATGGACACCAACCAGGCTTCTCTTAGACCCCGATCTtgcaaatacttaagcacatgtataagttTGCTTACAagagttgtcccattgaagtctatggaactACTCCCATGAGCACAGTTACAAACATCTTAAGTATTTGCCAGATCTGGACCTCAGATTTTCTGGCAAATGGCCATTGTAAAGCAATGTGAGGTTTGGTCTCCACCTGGGCCAAACATGTTGCCTTTGCAGCAAGCCTGGTGAGTAAGTTTCTGTGTCCAGACATGAATAATAAGTCAAATCAATTAAATAACTATTCAGTAAGAAGTTAAGGAATTTAGTAATTTTATGGTAGAGAAAGGGTCAGATTATATCGGTAAATAAAACAGATCTTCATTGTTTCCATCTGACCTTATAGTTTCTTATTGTTCAAAAGTCATTAATgtaaaagtttttattttaaatagaatgtTATAGGTACATTATTTCTGAATAGACTAGAGAACATGGCAAGAATAGAATATTATTATGGACAATTATGCGGACCAGCACTGAGTGCTTGTGTTTAACAAACAGCTTTGAGTTCTAATTTTCTGCAATACACATACTGAAGCTATTATTTGTACTCGTTACTGTATATTGGGAAAGTAATTAAAATACTTACATTTGTTGATACTTCCTATAGCACCTTCCCTGGATTTTAATTGGTTTTATCTAGTTCTGTATGAGAACTCTTTAAAACAAATCAGAGTCCCTTAAATCACATATATTACCCATCAAAGGACAGAGATATTTCTTTATAAACTTACAAGTTTTTCTAAGAACTGAAATCTAAAGAGTCTCAACAATGAATTAAAAGATTTAGCAGAAGATAATTTATGCATTTTTTGATGGTCACAGTTTCAAAATGACAAAAAACAATGTCTTGTAACAAAAGGGTTAAATCTTAATCTCAGAGGTTTACAAAGCTGCTAGTCGCAGTCTCCTTAAAATTTAATATACCTCGTTAATGCTTACTTGCAAACACTGAAGGATTTTTATGATTATAATCATGTGTTACAGCACCTAGTACTGTTTCTAAGCAGCATACTAATCAGCTTAATGAGATATTACTGCACTTTTTGTTGACTGAAGCAAAATCCCTTTTATTGTTCTAAAGCTTGTcctttactttattttttccaaaaaacatTATCTTGTTTTATTGTATACCAGTAAATataatgctttcatttttttatcaAATCATAAAACTATCTTTCTCATTGTGGAATGTGGAATATATTGAAAATGGTTAATAGAACTAAaagttatattttgttttctgtttgtgtttttttaaatggaaatgggAGAGATGCATAACATTTCTTTCTCTATAGATTGAAAATGTAAACAGGTGCAGTTTCACAGGAAATGGAACAGGAGACATTGAAAAGTTTATGCCGCCCCTTTAATAATTAGATATAGAAATTGGCAACATGCTATTTCAAAATActaattaataatttaaatcagTAAACATACAGTACAATGAAGGCATTATATAATTAAGAACAAATATGATCACAACTGTATAGTATAATTAGCATTTAATatactttttattgttttctacTATAATTCCTTTGCATTATTATGTGTAGGttaaacataaaatgaaaatattatgtCCTCAGATATAGTTGATTCACTGCTTATAACTATTTTGTAGTACAAATCTAAACTATCTCCTTATTTTCAGGGATGGAGGAAGCTAGTTTGTGCCTTGGTGTTTCTTCAGCTGTATCAGAAGCTGACACCCATCTCAACAGTACCATACTTAATGGCCAATATTCAATGAGCCAGAAGCTGCATCAGATAACTTCGCAGCTCAGTCATGCCTTTCCAGAACTCCAAAACAGGCAGAATACTGAGGAGAAGGCATCAGCACCACTAGAAGACAAAAGTCACGTGGCTATAGCAAATCAGCCAATCAGCAGTCAGATGGCACTGTTAGCAAACCAGCTCAATAGAGATGTTGACACAAGTTTGAATGGAAGAGTGGATCTGCAACAATTTTTAAATGGACAAAACCTTGGGATCATGTCTCAGATGAGTGATATCGAGGATGATgccagaaagaacagaaaataccCATGTCCCCTCTGTGGGAAACGCTTTCGGTTTAATAGCATCCTATCACTCCACATGCGCACTCACACTGGAGAGAAACCATTTAAGTGTCCATACTGTGACCACAGAGCAGCTCAGAAAGGCAATCTGAAGATTCACCTACGTACTCACAAACTTGGAAACCTTGGCAAAGGCCGTGGAAGAGTCCGAGAAGAAAACAGGCTTTTACATGAGCTGGAGGAGAGGGCGATTCTGCGAGACAAGCAGATGAAAAGCAGTCTTTTGCAGCCACGACCTGATGTGAAAGCACAGCAGCATTCACAGCCAACACCTCTTGCAAACTGTAATTTGTCTGTGCCAGCTAATCACAGCACACCTGATATTTTGAACCCTGTCCCCTCTCCAAAGCCTGTCAGTGTCCAGGAAGAAGTAGTAGCTCAGACTTCTGGGTTCAGATGCACATTTTGCAAAGGAAAGTTTAAGAAGCGGGAAGAGCTGGACAGACACATAAGGATCCTGCACAAGCCTTACAAATGTACTCTGTGTGATTTCGCTGCCtcccaggaggaggagctgattAGTCACGTGGAGAAAGCTCACATCACTGCAGAGTCAGCTCAAGGCCAGGGATCCAATGGGAATGGAGAACAACCTACCAATGAGTTTCGCTGTGAGGTGTGTGGCCAAGTATTTAGCCAAGCCTGGTTCCTCAAAGGCCACATGAGAAAGCACAAAGATTCTTTTGAGCACTGCTGTCAGATTTGTGGGAGGCGCTTCAAAGAGCCTTGGTTTCTTAAAAATCACATGAAAGTCCATCTGAATAAATTATCCGTAAAGAACAAATCTCCTAATGATCCAGAAGTTCCTGTATCCATCAGCAGTATGTCACAGGAAGCTCATGCAAACTTGTATTCACGATACCTATCATGTTTGCAAAGTGGCTTTCTTCCTCCAGACAAAGCAAGTTTAAGTGAACAAAATCAGATTTATAACAAAGGAGATTTGcccatgaaagagagagaagttCTGGGGAAACTCCTTTCACCCATTTCTGGCATCAGCCATAGTATTGCTGAAGGGGATAAACATTCTTTATTGGGCTGTCTCAATCTGGTGCCTCCTCTGAAATCCAGCTGTATAGAAAGGTTACAGGCTGCTGCCAAGGCTGCAGAGATGGATCCAGTAAATAGCTATCAAGCCTGGCAGCTTATGGCGAGGGGAATGGCCATGGAACATGGCTTTTTGTCTAAAGAGCAGCAGATACAGCGCAGCCATGAAGACACTTTGGCAAATGCTGGAGTTATGTTTGATAAGGAGAAGCGGGAGTATGTGTTAGTAGGAGCAGATGGCTCTAAGCAGAAAATGCCTGCTGATTTGGTTCGCAGCACTAAAATGGGCAATCAGAGAGACTTGCCAAACAAACTAGACCCTTTAGAAGGCAGTCGAGATTTTTTGTCACATGGTATGAACCAGGGACTTGATTATAACATGCAAAGTCATGGAAATGTGAAAGAAAAGCCAACTGAGTGTCCTGACTGTGGAAGGGTTTTTAGAACATACCACCAAGTTGTTGTTCACTCCAGGGTAcacaagagagacagaaaagCAGAAGAAGAGATAATTCAAAGTAGCCTCGATGAGCGACGTGGGTCTGGAAGTGATCAAGAGTCTCAGTCTGTCAGCAGGTCGACAACACCAGGGTCCTCTAACATTACTGAAGAAAGTGGAGTAGGTGGGGGTCTCTCACAGACAGGGAGTGCACAAGAGGACAGTCCACATCCTTCCTCACCTTCCTCTTCAGGTATGCTAACTTATCCATCACCAATTTTGACTGAGAAATTAGATGCTATAGTTTAAATGACAATAATTTAGTACTTTATACAATTTACCAGTGTTATTTCTACTTACAGTTCCCAAATAGTTTGCAGGGCTGTGGTGTTAGAGCATGGTATTTTggattctcttttttaaaatcccttcacactttttaaacaaattctCATTTCACCTGTGGATATTTTCCATGGTCAAACTTTTCCGGGCCTTTCAGCTATCTCTTCAGCTATGCCACAAGTGGCAATGTACAAGGTCTGTGCTTTCGCCAATGAAGGTGTCACTTGGGGAgtccctttctctggggttctaAAGCTCCTCTGTTATAtctctgctctctctcttttccagacCCTACTATTGCCTCCAGGTGGAAAGGTGAAGCAAGTTACTTTCTTTAAGCTATAGCTCAAAGGGGTATATTGTATTGGTCACTAGCCCTCCTGAGAGAGACAGCCTAGTCCCAATTCCCAAACAACTCAGTTATTAAGCTGAGATATGCACTGCCAGCAGGTCACCGTGCTGactagaacaacaacaaaaataaaataaaatccattattAGTTTTTTTGACATAATTTTCATTTATATGCTTATTTTAACATGTATGCATCCTTCCATTTATTCCATGTGTATTTGAAAGTACAAGAAAAATAGAAattgaactgaaacattttaattgcattgtatGTCATGTTAACTTCCTGTGTATAAAATAGCAAAACAGATAATATTTCATTGAAGATGTCTATAAAATATTGAGCTTCCTGGTACAATTTTTAAAGTTACTAGCCTATGACTGCTGAAATAAAATCTCCAAGTAATAACAGGTAAGATTTCTGGCCTCATCTATATTTCCAATGCCACTTACTAATGGATAGTAAATTGAAAGTTATATCTTCAGCCCTTTATAAAGAAAGCACCTCACTAATACTGTAATCATTCTGCAAGGCTAACAACAGAGGAAATCATGCCATAACAAATACTCTGTTACTAATGGCAACATTGATTTCTGCAATCAGCCATTAAGTCTAGAAAATGAAAGACAG
This window encodes:
- the ZNF536 gene encoding zinc finger protein 536 isoform X1; amino-acid sequence: MEEASLCLGVSSAVSEADTHLNSTILNGQYSMSQKLHQITSQLSHAFPELQNRQNTEEKASAPLEDKSHVAIANQPISSQMALLANQLNRDVDTSLNGRVDLQQFLNGQNLGIMSQMSDIEDDARKNRKYPCPLCGKRFRFNSILSLHMRTHTGEKPFKCPYCDHRAAQKGNLKIHLRTHKLGNLGKGRGRVREENRLLHELEERAILRDKQMKSSLLQPRPDVKAQQHSQPTPLANCNLSVPANHSTPDILNPVPSPKPVSVQEEVVAQTSGFRCTFCKGKFKKREELDRHIRILHKPYKCTLCDFAASQEEELISHVEKAHITAESAQGQGSNGNGEQPTNEFRCEVCGQVFSQAWFLKGHMRKHKDSFEHCCQICGRRFKEPWFLKNHMKVHLNKLSVKNKSPNDPEVPVSISSMSQEAHANLYSRYLSCLQSGFLPPDKASLSEQNQIYNKGDLPMKEREVLGKLLSPISGISHSIAEGDKHSLLGCLNLVPPLKSSCIERLQAAAKAAEMDPVNSYQAWQLMARGMAMEHGFLSKEQQIQRSHEDTLANAGVMFDKEKREYVLVGADGSKQKMPADLVRSTKMGNQRDLPNKLDPLEGSRDFLSHGMNQGLDYNMQSHGNVKEKPTECPDCGRVFRTYHQVVVHSRVHKRDRKAEEEIIQSSLDERRGSGSDQESQSVSRSTTPGSSNITEESGVGGGLSQTGSAQEDSPHPSSPSSSDIGEEAGRSVGIQQPALLRDRSLGSAMKDCPYCGKTFRTSHHLKVHLRIHTGEKPYKCPHCDYAGTQSASLKYHLERHHRERQNGAGPLPGQSQSQEHKDETSSKGSLFIRPDILRGAFKGLPGIDFRSGMVSQQWTSGMLSSGDQQGQAAGMSSEVSSENMKGSDISSKGTHFSELGRAYQSMVGNGVNFQGSLQAFMDSFVLSSLKKEKEMKDKVLSDSLSIKTLGSESSEDKINTKSSQRKTEKSQYEPLDLSVRPDAASLPGSSVTVQDNIAWHGCLFCSFTTSSMELMALHLQANHLGKAKRKDNILGNSKDQSREASASANKVSLLSSSVQPSKEAIVSNLISQLDSASEKMTQGQNKEMLGEQKNAAWPSHMDSTFCNFTTDFYKQFGVYPGVIGTGAQNSCTSNKPEVKTPSEDDPNILLSDSLNKSATDDLSDIASSEDMESSKEENIEDEDIETEPDIMNKHLSALNKESSEGGDNIQSAVTSQPTQGLISRLPHTEKQWHIQNLLSSHETAQGVMKPEQVQGPQVLEKQMNMLSVLRAYSSDGLAAFNGLASSTASSGCIKRPDLCGHRPFQCRYCPYSASQKGNLKTHVLCVHRMPFDNSHIQIAGSSAPEFDSEASGNLEEPAAVKPGSSAELTEEGSKAQE
- the ZNF536 gene encoding zinc finger protein 536 isoform X2, which translates into the protein MEEASLCLGVSSAVSEADTHLNSTILNGQYSMSQKLHQITSQLSHAFPELQNRQNTEEKASAPLEDKSHVAIANQPISSQMALLANQLNRDVDTSLNGRVDLQQFLNGQNLGIMSQMSDIEDDARKNRKYPCPLCGKRFRFNSILSLHMRTHTGEKPFKCPYCDHRAAQKGNLKIHLRTHKLGNLGKGRGRVREENRLLHELEERAILRDKQMKSSLLQPRPDVKAQQHSQPTPLANCNLSVPANHSTPDILNPVPSPKPVSVQEEVVAQTSGFRCTFCKGKFKKREELDRHIRILHKPYKCTLCDFAASQEEELISHVEKAHITAESAQGQGSNGNGEQPTNEFRCEVCGQVFSQAWFLKGHMRKHKDSFEHCCQICGRRFKEPWFLKNHMKVHLNKLSVKNKSPNDPEVPVSISSMSQEAHANLYSRYLSCLQSGFLPPDKASLSEQNQIYNKGDLPMKEREVLGKLLSPISGISHSIAEGDKHSLLGCLNLVPPLKSSCIERLQAAAKAAEMDPVNSYQAWQLMARGMAMEHGFLSKEQQIQRSHEDTLANAGVMFDKEKREYVLVGADGSKQKMPADLVRSTKMGNQRDLPNKLDPLEGSRDFLSHGMNQGLDYNMQSHGNVKEKPTECPDCGRVFRTYHQVVVHSRVHKRDRKAEEEIIQSSLDERRGSGSDQESQSVSRSTTPGSSNITEESGVGGGLSQTGSAQEDSPHPSSPSSSDIGEEAGRSVGIQQPALLRDRSLGSAMKDCPYCGKTFRTSHHLKVHLRIHTGEKPYKCPHCDYAGTQSASLKYHLERHHRERQNGAGPLPGQSQSQEHKDETSSKGSLFIRPDILRGAFKGLPGIDFRSGMVSQQWTSGMLSSGDQQGQAAGMSSEVSSENMKGSDISSKGTHFSELGRAYQSMVGNGVNFQGSLQAFMDSFVLSSLKKEKEMKDKVLSDSLSIKTLGSESSEDKINTKSSQRKTEKSQYEPLDLSVRPDAASLPGSSVTVQDNIAWHGCLFCSFTTSSMELMALHLQANHLGKAKRKDNILGNSKDQSREASASANKVSLLSSSVQPSKEAIVSNLISQLDSASEKMTQGQNKEMLGEQKNAAWPSHMDSTFCNFTTDFYKQFGVYPGVIGTGAQNSCTSNKPEVKTPSEDDPNILLSDSLNKSATDDLSDIASSEDMESSKEENIEDEDIETEPDIMNKHLSALNKESSEGGDNIQSAVTSQPTQGLISRLPHTEKQWHIQNLLSSHETAQGVMKPEQVQGPQVLEKQMNMLSVLRAYSSDGLAAFNGLASSTASSGCIKRPDLCDDSQ